The segment CCGCCGCGATCGAGCAATTCCTCGACAAGCAGGAATTTCAGAACGCGGTCGAAGTCGCCCAGGCGCTGACGCCCCTCTTTCCGCGTGATCAGTCGCTGCAGACCGAAGGAGATATTCTGGTCCGCTGGGGCGATACGATCATGAGCCATGCGCAAGTGGCGAAGCTGGCCGAGGCCGAAACGCTGCGTAAAGAAGCTCGCGAACGTTTCCGCAGCGCCGGTCGCATTTACGAAAAGCTGGCCGCCGAACGATTCTCGGCTCGCACCTATACCGAAGAGCTGTGGAAAAGCGCTACCGCCTACTTCGATGGCCAGGATTACACCAAGGCGATCGAAATGCTGGACATGTACAGCCAGTACGAAGATCGTTCGCGTCAGCCGCGGGCATTGGTCGCGAAGGCTCGCGCCTTGATCGCGCTCGATCGAGCTGACGAAGCGCTCGAACTGCTGCATGAATGTCTCGACTTCTATTCCCGTGATCCGGTCATCTACGACGCTCGTTTGCTCGCTTCCGAAGCCTATTTGGAAGTTGGTAATCTGACGCTGGCCGAGGAAATGCTGCAATCGAACCTGAACGATGGCCGGCTTGAGCCGCAGTCGATCGAATGGCAGAACTCGCTGTTCGCATTAGGACGCGTGTTGCACCTGGAAGGGGAAATGTTTGAAGCCCAGGCCCGCGTGAAAGGGATTCTGGAAGATCCGGAAGCGGTGCCGCGGGAAGCGTTTGAGCTGCTCGAAAAGAGCAACAGCTCCTATTTGCTGGCGATCAAGAACTTGAAGATGGCGGTTCGCCGTTATCCGAACGACCCGCAAGCGGTGATGGCTCGCTACCTGGCGGCCGAATGTCACCGTCGGTCGTCGATGCTCCCGCGCAAACGATTCCGTCTGGTCGACATCGAAACGCAACGAGTTCGCTTCGACAAGGAAGTGAAAGACAACCTGGAAGCGGCTTTGGAAATCTACGCGTCGCTAGTCGACGAGCTGACCGAAGAGTTTGAAACTCGCGGCGAGCTGCACCCAGTGCATGCAGACATCCTGCGAAACAGCTACTTCGCGCAAGGAGCGGCTTACTACGACTTGCAGCAGTTTCCGCAAGCGATCGAAGCCTATTCGACCGCATCGAACCGCTATCAAAACGATCCGATCGCCTTGGAGGCGTTTTCGCAAATCGCCAGCTGCTATCGCTTGATGGGGCAGCCGATCGAAGCGAAAGGAACGCTGGAACAGGCCAAGATCGTGTTGGACCGCTTGCCCGAAAACGCGGATTACTCCGAGACGTCGTATGGTTCCGCCGACGATTGGCGGAACTTCATCGACTGGCTCATTTCCACCCTTTAAAAGAAACGTCGCCGCTATGCACGCCTACGCCGAAACGGACGAACTCGTACAGCTGATCGCGCAGAAGCACGATCTGTTGTCGAAGTTGCAGCTGTTGTCGCGACGCCAGTTGCAGTTGTCGGGACACAGCGACCATATCACCGACTTGATGCGCGTCGTCGCCGCCAAGCAGACGTTGATCGAAATGCTGCTCAACGTCGATCGGCAGCTCGACCCGCATCGCCTGTGCGATCCCGAGTCGCGTCATTGGCGCTCGCCGCTGGATCGTCATCGCTGCAGCGAAGCGACCCGCGAGTGCCAGGCGATGCTCGACGAACTGAAACAATTGGAAAGCGAGGCGGAACAACGCGTTCGCACCAATCGAGATGAGATTTCCCGAAGTTTGCAAATGACCCAGGGATCTACTGTGGCGCTCGACGGTTATGCGTCGACGTCGGGGCCGACTCACCGCATTGACTTTACAGCAGGTTAACCATGGCAATGCCCGCACGCAAAAATCGATTGCAGGAAAAAGAAGCGGCCGATCAAGTGATCTCCGACGCGTTTGCGGCGGACGGCGCGATTGACGTCGACCGTTTGCTTTCGGCTTGGGATACCGCGACGACGCGACTGCAGGAGACGCACGAAGCGCTTCGCCGCGAAGTGGCTCGTCTGTCGGACGAACTCGAAATCAAGAACCGCGAACTGGCCCGCAAGAATCGCCTGGCCGATTTGGGCCAAATGGCGTCGCATGTGGCTCATGAAGTTCGCAACAGCCTGATGCCGCTCACCATGTACGTCAGCATGCTGAAGCGTCAGGCCGACTTCGGCCCCAA is part of the Blastopirellula sediminis genome and harbors:
- a CDS encoding tetratricopeptide repeat protein is translated as MADEVKEDIAPNAEAAPKKGWLDARLRLVIVGLVLSCVLGSVAFILSSTVADTSRETIYTSLEKLEEGDYGAARRIAESFVGNYQLPEPEQAIPPYVLGAIAYHDSDQFWSEQDKQRIFMIAARYLRQSADLGYPEGYATEGNYMLGRSLVLSKQYGKSIPVLLKTYEAAPQYRREIEDMLASAYLADAASSDQQLTDALTWADKYLEVKLLSPQQRDTAMLRRAKILLRLGRLDDAVAAVDEIAKTSPVYVDSLIVRGEVELARAKQESPDREKELNAAIDLLRQAADNQLVGTDSTRASSYLLAVSLDEAGETPAALSQATRTRKIYFRTPEGIAAGVLEGRLLREAGRYGEAVDVYRRTLQDAALEPEFRNPYLTIEQLRIQVTAAIEQFLDKQEFQNAVEVAQALTPLFPRDQSLQTEGDILVRWGDTIMSHAQVAKLAEAETLRKEARERFRSAGRIYEKLAAERFSARTYTEELWKSATAYFDGQDYTKAIEMLDMYSQYEDRSRQPRALVAKARALIALDRADEALELLHECLDFYSRDPVIYDARLLASEAYLEVGNLTLAEEMLQSNLNDGRLEPQSIEWQNSLFALGRVLHLEGEMFEAQARVKGILEDPEAVPREAFELLEKSNSSYLLAIKNLKMAVRRYPNDPQAVMARYLAAECHRRSSMLPRKRFRLVDIETQRVRFDKEVKDNLEAALEIYASLVDELTEEFETRGELHPVHADILRNSYFAQGAAYYDLQQFPQAIEAYSTASNRYQNDPIALEAFSQIASCYRLMGQPIEAKGTLEQAKIVLDRLPENADYSETSYGSADDWRNFIDWLISTL
- a CDS encoding flagellar protein FlgN produces the protein MHAYAETDELVQLIAQKHDLLSKLQLLSRRQLQLSGHSDHITDLMRVVAAKQTLIEMLLNVDRQLDPHRLCDPESRHWRSPLDRHRCSEATRECQAMLDELKQLESEAEQRVRTNRDEISRSLQMTQGSTVALDGYASTSGPTHRIDFTAG